The segment GGACATCAACGCCCAGGTGATCGGCCCCTCCTGGGGTGCCGACATCTCCAAGAAGGCGCTGACCGGTCTGATCGTCTTCATGGTGCTGGTCACCGTCTACATGGCGATCGCCTTCGAGTGGCGGATGGCGGTGGCCGCCCTGGTCGCCCTGATCCACGACCTCCTGATCACCATCGGCGTCTACGCCCTGGTCGGCTTCGAGGTCACCCCGGGCACCGTGATCGGCTTCCTGACCATCCTCGGCTACTCGCTCTACGACACGGTCGTCGTCTTCGACACCGTGAAGGAGAACACCCGGGGCATCACCAAGCAGTCCCGCCGGACCTACAGCGAGGCCGCCAACCACGGCCTCAACCAGACCCTGGTGCGCTCCATCAACACCACGGTGGTGGCCCTGCTGCCGGTCTCCGCGCTGCTGTTCATCGGCGGCGGCCTGCTCGGCGCCGGCACCCTGAACGACATCTCGCTGGCCCTGTTCATCGGCCTCGCGGCCGGTGCCTACTCCTCCATCTGCGTGGCCACCCCGCTGCTCGCGCAGCTCAAGGAGCAGGCCCCGGACATGAAGGCGCTGGCCAAGCGGGTTGCCCAGCGGCGCGCCTCGGAGGCCAAGGCCGCGGCCGAGGGCCGGGGCAAGGACGCCGAGGGTGAGGAGTTCGACGGCGGGGAGGACGACGGCGACGAGGTCCCGGCCGGTATGGTCGGACAGCGTAACCAGCCGACCAGCCGCTCCCGAGGCAAGGGACGGCCGTCCGGCAAGCGCTGACCCTCCGCGAAGGAACCCCCGTGACCTCCACCACCGACCCCGCCCTGTCCGAGCTGCTCAACAGCCGGATCCGGGACGTGCAGGACTACCCGAAGCCGGGCGTCCTGTTCAAGGACATCGCCCCCCTGCTCGCCGACGCCGAGGCGTTCGGCGCGCTGACCCGGGCGCTGGCCGAGCGGGCGCGGGAGCTCGGCGCCACCAAGGTGGTCGGGCTGGAGGCGCGGGGGTTCGTGCTCGCCGCCCCGGCCGCGTTCGCGGCCGGGCTCGGGTTCGTCCCGATCCGCAAGAAGGGCAAGCTGCCCGGCGAGGTGTTCGCCCGCTCGTACGACCTCGAGTACGGGTCGGCGACGCTGGAGGTGCAGTGCGACGCGTTCGAGCCCGGCGAGAAGGTCCTGGTGGTGGACGACGTGCTGGCCACCGGCGGGACGATCGCCGCCTCGCTGGACCTGGTCCAGGAGGCCGGGGCCGAACTGGTCGGCGTGGTCGTGCTGATGGAGCTCGGCTTCCTGACGGGGCGCGCGAAGCTCGCCGCGCACCTGCACGGCGCACCGCTGGAGACGCTCGTCGTGGTGTGACGCCGCGCTGTTCGAGAGCCGCCCGGGAACAGGACCGTTCCCGGGCGGCTTCCTGTTCGAGGCGGGCGCGCCGCCGCGCGGGGGTGCGCTGTCGGTACGATGAAGGTTGATCCGACGTAGGAGTGTCCTTGCCCGACGAGGTTGTGCCCACGGCCGCTGCCGCCAGTTCCCGTTCCTCGCAGGGCGGGATGCGGGCTCGGCTTGCGCGGCTGGGCGGACAGCGCAGTTCGATGGTCAACCCGGTGCTGGAACCGCTGTTCCGGACGATCCGGGCCAACGACCCCAAGGCCGACCCGGGGCTGCTGAAGGACATCGAGCGGGCGTACGCCGTCGCGGAGAAGTGGCACCGCGGGCAGAAGCGCAAGAGCGGCGACCCGTACATCACCCACCCGCTGGCGGTGGCCACCATCCTGGCCGAGCTGGGGATGGACGCGCCGACCCTGATGGCCGGGCTGCTGCACGACACCGTCGAGGACACCGACTACGGGCTGGAGACGCTCCGGCAGGACTTCGGCGACTCGGTGGCCCTGCTGGTCGACGGCGTGACCAAGCTGGACCGGGTCAAGTTCGGCGAGGCCGCGCAGGCGGAGACCGTCCGCAAGATGGTCGTGGCGATGGCCAAGGACCCGCGGGTGCTGGTGATCAAGCTCGCCGACCGGCTGCACAACATGCGCACCATGCGCTACCTGAAGCGGGAGAAGCAGGAGAAGAAGGCCCGCGAGACGCTGGAGATCTACGCCCCGCTGGCGCACCGGCTGGGCATGAACACCATCAAGTGGGAGCTGGAGGACCTGGCCTTCGCCATCCTCTACCCCAAGATGTACGACGAGATCGTCCGGCTGGTGGCCGAGCGCGCCCCCAAGCGCGACGAGTACCTGGCCACCGTGATCGACCAGGTGCAGGGCGACCTGCGCGGGGCCCGGATCACCGCGCAGGTGACCGGCCGGCCCAAGCACTACTACTCGGTCTACCAGAAGATGATCGTCCGGGGCCGGGACTTCGCCGAGATCTACGACCTGGTGGGCATCCGGGTCCTGGTCGACACCGTCCGCGACTGCTACGCGGCGCTGGGCACCATCCACGCGCGGTGGAACCCGGTGCCGGGGCGGTTCAAGGACTACATCGCGATGCCCAAGTTCAACATGTACCAGTCGCTGCACACCACGGTGATCGGCCCCGGGGGCAAGCCGGTCGAGCTGCAGATCCGCACCTTCGACATGCACCGCCGGGCCGAGTACGGCATCGCCGCGCACTGGAAGTACAAGCAGCGCGCGGTGGCCGGGGCGTCCAAGGTGCGCACCGACACGCCCACCCACGGGCGGCAGCACGACAAGGCCGACGCGGTCAACGAGATGGCCTGGCTGCGGCAGCTGCTGGACTGGCAGAAGGAGACCGAGGACCCGAGCGAGTTCCTCGAGTCCCTGCGCTTCGACCTGTCCAGCAACGAGGTGTTCGTCTTCACCCCGAAGGGCGACGTGATAGCGCTGCCCGCGCAGGCCACCCCGGTGGACTTCGCGTTCGCGGTGCACACCGAGGTCGGCTGCCGGTGCATCGGCGCCCGGGTCAACGGCCGCCTGGTGCCGCTGGAGTCGACGCTGGAGAACGGCGACACCGTCGAGGTGTTCACCTCCAAGGCGGAGAACGCCGGCCCGTCCCGGGACTGGCTGAGCTTCGTCAAGTCGCCCCGGGCCCGCAACAAGATCCGCGCCTGGTTCTCCAAGGAGCGCCGCGAGGAGGCGATCGAGCAGGGCAAGGAGTCGATCGCCCGGGCGATGCGCAAGCAGGGCCTGCCGATCCAGCGGATCCTCACCGGGGACTCGCTGGTCACCCTGGCCCACGAGATGCGCTACCCGGACATCTCCTCGCTGTACGCGGCGATCGGCGAGGGCCACGTCGCCGCGCAGGCCATCGTGCAGAAGCTGGTCCAGGCGATGGGCGGCGAGGAGGGCGCGGTCGAGGACCTCGCCGAGACCGCCACCCCCTCGCACCAGCCGCGCGCGATGCGCCGCCGGGCCAAGGGCGACCCGGGCGTCATCGTCAAGGGCGTGGACGACGTGTGGGTGAAGCTGGCGCGCTGCTGCACGCCGGTGCCCGGCGACCCGATCGTCGGTTTCATCACCCGCGGCAACGGCGTCTCGGTGCACCGCGCGGACTGCGTCAACGTGGAGTCCCTGCAGCAGCAGCCCGAGCGGATGATCGACGTCGAGTGGGCGGCCACCCAGTCCTCGGTGTTCCTGGTCGCCATCCAGGTCGAGGCGCTGGACCGCTCCCGGCTGCTCTCCGACGTCACCCGGGTGCTCTCCGACCAGCACGTCAACATCCTGTCGGCGGCCGTCCAGACCTCCCGCGACCGGGTGGCGATGAGCCGGTTCACCTTCGAGATGGGCGACCCCAAGCACCTGGGGCACGTGCTCAAGGCGGTGCGCGGCGTCGAGGGCGTGTACGACGTGTACCGGGTCACCTCGGCCCGCAACAAGTAGGCCCGCGGCCCTCCCGGTCGCCGACCGCCCCCGCCCCGCCGACACTGGCCGGGTGGGGGCGGTCGGCTTTCCGGGAGGCACCGTGCACGGGATACGGATGAGGACGGCAGTGGCCAGCGCGGCGGCGGCCGCGGCGCTGGCGGCCGGCTGCGGCAGCGGCTCGGGCGGCTCCGGCAGCACCGGCAGCCCGGCGGCGAGCGGCACCGGCAGCCCGGTGTCGGCGTCCGCGGCGGCGGCCTCCGCGGCCGCCGACAACGGGGTGGCCGGGCAGTCCGCCGACCAGGTGCTGCAACGGGCCGTGCAGGCGCTCAAGGACGCCGGCGCGGTCCGGGCGGCGGGCACCGTCGGCAGCGAGGGCGGGCAGATCACCATGGACCTGCGGCTGGACACCACCGGCGACTGCACCGGCACGCTCAGCCAGGGCGGCGTCGGCAGCTTCCAGGTGGTGAAGTCCGGGCAGCAGCTGTGGGTCAAACCGGACCAGGAGTTCTGGCAGACCCACGGCGGTCCGGCGATGGCCCAACTGGTCGGCGACCGCTACCTGAAGACCACCAGCGACAACCCGGACTTCGGCGAGATCGGCAGCCTGTGCGACCTGACCGCGCTGGCCGACCAGCTCGGCACCGGCAAGAGCGGCCTGGCCAAGGGCGGCGAGGAGAACGTGCAGGGCCGCCCCGCGCTCACCCTGACCAACACCTCCGGCACCGGCACCGGCACCGGCACCCTGTACGTGGCCACCACCGGCGAGCCGGTGCCGCTGAAACTCGCCAAGGACACCGGGGCGGTCGAGTTCAGCGACTTCGGCACCCCGGTGCCCAGCGCCACCCCCGGGCCCGACCAGAGCCTCGACCTGGACCAGCTGCAGCAGCCGTCCTCCTCGACCTCGGTGGTGTGAGCCGCCGGGCCGCGGAACGCGCGAAGGGCCCCCACCGCACGGTGGGGGCCCTTCGCGCAGGCACTGCGGGAGCTCAGGAGGTGAACTCCTGGAGCGACTTCTGCGCCTGGTCGAGCAGCTCCCGGCGGCCGGCCAGCTCGGTCTCCAGCTTGGCGGCCTTGGCCGTGTTGCCGGCGGCGCGGGCCTTGGCCAGGTCGGCTTCGAGCTTGTCCACGGCGGCCTGCAGCAGCGCGGTCATGCCGGTGGCGCGGGCCCGGGCCTCCGGGTTGGAGCGCTGCCACTCGGCCTCCTCGGCCTCGCGGACCGCGCGCTCCACCGCGCCCAGCCGGCCGTCCAGCTTCGGGCGGGCGTCGCGCGGGACGTGGCCGATCGCCTCCCAGCGCTCGGCGATGTCGCGCAGCGCGGCCTTGGCGGCCTTCAGGTCGGTGATCGGCAGGATCGCCTCGGCCTCGACCAGCAGCGCCTCCTTGGCCTTCTGGTTCTCGCCCTGCTCGGCGTCACGCTCGGAGAACGCGGAGGACCGGGCCTGGAAGAAGACGTCCTGGGCGCCGCGGAAGCGGGCCCACAGCTCCTCCTCGGCGTCCCGCTGGGCGCGGCCGGCGGCCTTCCACTGCGTCATCAGGTCGCGGTAGGCGGCGGCGGTCGGGCCCCACTCGGTGGAGCCGGACAGCGCCTCGGCCTCGGCGACCAGCTTCTCCTTGACCGAACGGGCCGACTCGCGCTCCGAGTCGAGCGCCGCGAAGTGCGACTTGCGGTGCTTGGAGAACACCGAGCGGGCGTGCGAGAAGCGGTGCCACAGCTCGTCGTCGCTCTTGCGGTCCAGGCGCGGCAGCGCCTTCCAGTTGTCGACCAGGGCGCGCAGCCGGTCGCCGGCCTCCCGCCACTGGTTGGACTCGGCGAGCTGCTCGGCCTCGGCGACCAGCGCCTCCTTGGCGGCCCGGGTCTCCTCCTGGGCCCTCGCCTTGGCGGCCTTGCGCTCGCCCTGCCGGGTCTCGATCTCGCCGGCCAGGGTGTCCAGGCGGGCGGCCAGGGCGGCCAGGTCGCCGACCGCGTGCGCCTCGGTGACCTGCGCGCGCAGGTGGTCGAGCGCGGTCTGCGCCTCCTTGGCGGCCAGATCGGTCTTGCGCACCCGGTGCTCCAGGAGGGCGGTCTCCGCCTCCAGACCCTGGAACTTGCGCTCGAAGTAGGCGAGGGCCTCCTCGGGGGAGCCGGCCTGCCAGGAGCCGACCTGGCGTTCGCCGTCGGCCGTCCTCACGTAGACGTTCCCCTGCTCGTCGACACGGCCCCACGGGTCGCTGCTCACAGCGCCTCCTCCACATGACGCCACGCCCACGGGCGGGAGCGTCGTCCACAGTTGATGTGCGGCGGACCGATGGAGCCCGCCGTCCCGAGCCGTCGTGGTGTTGTGCCGAGGGTGACGGCCGACGGTCAGGGCACCCTATACAACAGCAACATAGGCGACCAGCGCCGGTGCTGTCCGCATCCGGCGCCGGTCGATTTTCGCGGCGGGTCAGCCCTTGGCGGTGGTGATGCTCGTGACGTTGACGGGGAGCTTGGGGGCGCCGTCGCCGCCGGTCCCCTCGGCGCCGGCGGCGGCGATCTTCTGCAGCACGTCGAGGCCGCCGGTGATCTTGCCGAACGGGGTGTAGCTGGGGGGCAGTTGGGTGTCCTTGTAGACCAGGAAGAACTGGCTGCCGTTGGTGTTCGCGCCGGAGTTGGCCATCGCCACGGTGCCCGCGGGGTAGGTCGCGCCCTCCAGGTTCTCGTCGGCGAACTGGTAGCCCGGGCCGCCCCGGCCGGTGCCGGTCGGGTCGCCGCACTGCAGGACGTAGATGCCCTCCGTGGTGAGGCGGTGGCACTTGGTGTCGTCCCAGAACTGCTGACCGGCCAGGAACACGAAGGAGTTGACGGTGTGCGGCGCCTTCGCCGCGTCCAGCGCGAGGGTCACCTCGCCCTGCGAGGTCTCGATCTTCGCGGTGTACTTGGCGGCCGCGTCGATCGACATGGCCGGCTCGGCGGCCCACTGCTTGCCGGTGGCGGACGGGGATGGCGCGGCGGAGGCCGCCTTGGTGTCCTTCTTCTTGTCCGAGTCGAACACGCCGGAGGCCACGGTGGCGACACCGCCGACCACCACGACGGCCAGGATCCCCGCGACGATCGCGTTGCGCTGCTTGCGCTTGGCCGCCGCCTCGGAGCGCGCCTGCATCTGGCGCTCGTACTTGTCACGGGCGAGCTGCCGCCGCCGCTGTTCGCTGCTGACCACCGGGGGTGTCTCCTGGACTGTGTCGACGTGGGGGGGGAGTTGAGCTGGCGTGCACGGATCATCGCATCCGTCGGCGGCCAGTGTAAGGACCCCGCGCGTCAGGACGGGATCAGCGCGAGATGAGAAAGGTCTGAACGCACCGGACAACCGGTTCGCCCGCGGCCCGGTGCCGCCGGTAGGCTGCGGGGGAAAAGCAGACCGCCGCCGCATGAAACGAAGGACTCGCGTGTTCGTCGCCGGATTCCCCGCCGGGGCCTGGGGCACCAACTGCTACCTGGTCGCACCCGCCGCCGGTGAGGAGTGCGTGATCGTCGACCCCGGGCACGAAGCGGCCGCCGGCGTCGAGGAGTTGATCCGCGAGCACCGGCTCAAGCCGGTCGCGGTGCTGCTCACCCACGGGCACATCGACCACGTCGCCTCGGTCGTCCCGGTCTGCGGCGCGCAGGGCGTCCCGGCCTGGATCCACCCCGCGGACCGCTACATGCTGGCGGACCCGGAGAAGGCGCTCGGGCGCTCGCTCGGGCAGCAGCTGATGGGCTCGATCACCGTCGGCGAGCCGGACGACGTCCGCGAGTTGGCCGACGGCAGCGTGCTGGAGCTCGCCGGGATGCACCTCACCGTCGACCACGCCCCCGGCCATACCGAGGGGTCGGTGACGTTCAGGACGCCCGCATCGGCAGAGGTCCCGCCGGTGCTGTTCTCGGGCGACCTGCTGTTCGCCGGCTCCATCGGGCGTACCGACCTCCCGGGCGGAGACAGCGGAGCGATCATGCGCTCGCTGGCCCGGGTGTGCCTGCCCCTCGACGACGCGACCGTGGTGCTCTCCGGCCACGGCTCGCAGACCACCATCGGCCGAGAGCGCGCCACCAACCCCTACCTCCGGCAGGCGGGCGGTGCGCCGGACGCACCGGCCTTCCCGCGACGAGGAATGTGACGGAAGAGAAGTTGAGCACCTTCACCGCCCCCAAGGGCACCTTCGACCTGCTGCCGACGGTCAACTCCGCGGCCTACCTGGCGATCCGCGACCGGCTCTCCGGGCCGCTGCGCCGCGCCGGGTACGGCTACGTCGAGACCCCCGTGTTCGAGGACGTCAAGCTGTTCTCCCGCGGTGTCGGCGAGTCCACCGACATCGTCACCAAGGAGATGTTCACCCTCGCCCGGCGCCCCGAGAGCAGCGAGTCGCTGGCGCTGCGCCCCGAGGGCACCGCCTCGGTGGTCCGGGCCGCGCTGGAGGCCAGCCTCCACAAGCTCGGCAACCTGCCGGTCAAGCTCTGGTACTCCGGCAACTTCTACCGCTACGAACGCCCGCAGAAGGGCCGCTACCGGCAGTTCTCGCAGGTCGGCGCGGAGGCGATCGGCGCCGAGGACCCGGCGCTCGACGCCGAGCTGATCATCCTCGCCGACGACGCCTTCCGCTCGCTCGGCCTGCGCGACTACCGCCTGCTGCTCAACTCGCTCGGCGACAAGCAGTGCCGCCCGGTCTACCGCGCCGCCCTGGTCGAGTTCCTGGCCGGCCTCGACCTGGACGAGGACACCCGCCGCCGCGCGGAGATCAACCCGCTGCGCGTGCTCGAC is part of the Kitasatospora cineracea genome and harbors:
- a CDS encoding RelA/SpoT family protein encodes the protein MRARLARLGGQRSSMVNPVLEPLFRTIRANDPKADPGLLKDIERAYAVAEKWHRGQKRKSGDPYITHPLAVATILAELGMDAPTLMAGLLHDTVEDTDYGLETLRQDFGDSVALLVDGVTKLDRVKFGEAAQAETVRKMVVAMAKDPRVLVIKLADRLHNMRTMRYLKREKQEKKARETLEIYAPLAHRLGMNTIKWELEDLAFAILYPKMYDEIVRLVAERAPKRDEYLATVIDQVQGDLRGARITAQVTGRPKHYYSVYQKMIVRGRDFAEIYDLVGIRVLVDTVRDCYAALGTIHARWNPVPGRFKDYIAMPKFNMYQSLHTTVIGPGGKPVELQIRTFDMHRRAEYGIAAHWKYKQRAVAGASKVRTDTPTHGRQHDKADAVNEMAWLRQLLDWQKETEDPSEFLESLRFDLSSNEVFVFTPKGDVIALPAQATPVDFAFAVHTEVGCRCIGARVNGRLVPLESTLENGDTVEVFTSKAENAGPSRDWLSFVKSPRARNKIRAWFSKERREEAIEQGKESIARAMRKQGLPIQRILTGDSLVTLAHEMRYPDISSLYAAIGEGHVAAQAIVQKLVQAMGGEEGAVEDLAETATPSHQPRAMRRRAKGDPGVIVKGVDDVWVKLARCCTPVPGDPIVGFITRGNGVSVHRADCVNVESLQQQPERMIDVEWAATQSSVFLVAIQVEALDRSRLLSDVTRVLSDQHVNILSAAVQTSRDRVAMSRFTFEMGDPKHLGHVLKAVRGVEGVYDVYRVTSARNK
- the secF gene encoding protein translocase subunit SecF is translated as MSLRNIGHRLYQGEVSFDFVGKRKIWYSISAVIVLVAAVGLAMGLHLGIEFKGGSVYTVHKPGLSASQAKETADKIIGSNTALVQTTDKGDVRVQVSAQESIPAATFTKEFSQAVGVQEQDINAQVIGPSWGADISKKALTGLIVFMVLVTVYMAIAFEWRMAVAALVALIHDLLITIGVYALVGFEVTPGTVIGFLTILGYSLYDTVVVFDTVKENTRGITKQSRRTYSEAANHGLNQTLVRSINTTVVALLPVSALLFIGGGLLGAGTLNDISLALFIGLAAGAYSSICVATPLLAQLKEQAPDMKALAKRVAQRRASEAKAAAEGRGKDAEGEEFDGGEDDGDEVPAGMVGQRNQPTSRSRGKGRPSGKR
- a CDS encoding DUF349 domain-containing protein translates to MSSDPWGRVDEQGNVYVRTADGERQVGSWQAGSPEEALAYFERKFQGLEAETALLEHRVRKTDLAAKEAQTALDHLRAQVTEAHAVGDLAALAARLDTLAGEIETRQGERKAAKARAQEETRAAKEALVAEAEQLAESNQWREAGDRLRALVDNWKALPRLDRKSDDELWHRFSHARSVFSKHRKSHFAALDSERESARSVKEKLVAEAEALSGSTEWGPTAAAYRDLMTQWKAAGRAQRDAEEELWARFRGAQDVFFQARSSAFSERDAEQGENQKAKEALLVEAEAILPITDLKAAKAALRDIAERWEAIGHVPRDARPKLDGRLGAVERAVREAEEAEWQRSNPEARARATGMTALLQAAVDKLEADLAKARAAGNTAKAAKLETELAGRRELLDQAQKSLQEFTS
- a CDS encoding peptidylprolyl isomerase, with translation MVSSEQRRRQLARDKYERQMQARSEAAAKRKQRNAIVAGILAVVVVGGVATVASGVFDSDKKKDTKAASAAPSPSATGKQWAAEPAMSIDAAAKYTAKIETSQGEVTLALDAAKAPHTVNSFVFLAGQQFWDDTKCHRLTTEGIYVLQCGDPTGTGRGGPGYQFADENLEGATYPAGTVAMANSGANTNGSQFFLVYKDTQLPPSYTPFGKITGGLDVLQKIAAAGAEGTGGDGAPKLPVNVTSITTAKG
- a CDS encoding adenine phosphoribosyltransferase; translation: MTSTTDPALSELLNSRIRDVQDYPKPGVLFKDIAPLLADAEAFGALTRALAERARELGATKVVGLEARGFVLAAPAAFAAGLGFVPIRKKGKLPGEVFARSYDLEYGSATLEVQCDAFEPGEKVLVVDDVLATGGTIAASLDLVQEAGAELVGVVVLMELGFLTGRAKLAAHLHGAPLETLVVV
- a CDS encoding MBL fold metallo-hydrolase, with translation MFVAGFPAGAWGTNCYLVAPAAGEECVIVDPGHEAAAGVEELIREHRLKPVAVLLTHGHIDHVASVVPVCGAQGVPAWIHPADRYMLADPEKALGRSLGQQLMGSITVGEPDDVRELADGSVLELAGMHLTVDHAPGHTEGSVTFRTPASAEVPPVLFSGDLLFAGSIGRTDLPGGDSGAIMRSLARVCLPLDDATVVLSGHGSQTTIGRERATNPYLRQAGGAPDAPAFPRRGM